The region acctgaggaagcagtggactgagtctggagtagaaacatccagagccaccgtgcacaggcgtgtgcaggaaatgggctacaggtgccacattccccagacctgggctacagagaagcagcactggactgttgctcagtggtccaaagtactttttttgaatgaaagtaaattctgcatgtcattcggaaatcaaggtgccagagtctggaggaagactggggagaaggaaaagccaaaatgccagaagtccagtgtcaagtacccacagtcagtgatggtctggggtgccgtgtcagctgctggtgttggtccactgtgttttatcaagggcagggtcaatgcagctagctatcaggagattttggagcacttcatgcttccatctgctgaaaagctttatggagatgaagatttcatttttcagcacgacctggcacctgctcacagtgccaaaaccactggtaaatggtttactgaccatggtatcactgtgctcaattggcctgccaactctcctgacctgaaccccatagagaatctgtggaatattgtgaagagaacgttgagagactcaagacccaacactctggatgagctaaaggccgctatcgaagcatcctgggcctccataagacctcagcagtgccacaggctgattgcctccatgccacgccgcattgaagcagtcatttctgcaaaaggattcccgaccaagtattgagtgcataactgtacatgattatttgaaggttgacgttttttgtattaaaaacacttttcttttattggtcggatgaaatatgctaattttgtgagatagtaattttgggttttcatgagctgtatgccaaaatcatccatattaagacaataaaagacctgaaatatttcagttagtgttcaatgaatctaaaatatatgaatgttaaattttcatcatgacattatggaaaataatgaactttatcacaatatgctaatattttgagaaggacctgtagttcacAATGAAGCAGTCTTCAGTGTGGGATGTTGCCTAGGACGTCCACTCCTGTCTCTTTGTAGCAACCTGCTAATGACTCTCTGTGACATTTTTAGATCAGTGGCCACTTCTGTCTGAGAAGATCCTGTTTTAAGCCTCACTGGTGAGGTACTGTTGATCAATTGTTAGGTGTCGTCTTAGTCTCATGTCAAAATGTGACCAGCATGATGAGGACTGTTTAAATACCAATTCTGATTGAACCAGGAAATTTATAGATCGATTCATTAATCAAACACCTGCTGTGAATTTTGTTGTTAAGCTCCTTGTTAGAAAACGGCAAGTTgtgcaaaaagtactgaaacacTTAACAGTTGGACATTCAAAAGTTTATAGGTCACATTAAGTTCACCTGTAAAGGTTATAGAGCAGTTTAGGTTCATCCTGAAACTCCACCTGATAGGCGGATTTCCCTTTTTGTGAGTAATGTATATTAAAATTTGTGGGTGTAAtgtgaaaaatgcaaaaaaaaaaaaaattatcttgcaTTAATACATCTGCAAAGTACTTGTTATAGGTTCATATCGACTAAGGATGTAAAGGgatttttttgggaaaaatgTATGACGTTTAAAAGCATAACAACCTGCTGGATGACTCTTAAAGTACTGAACTCAAACACGAGCAGACAAAGCTGTTTGTTGTTTCTAACACAATAACATTAGTGTAGAAAACTGACGTGCAAATGTTCTAACTGGCCTAAACCAAGAAAACGAGCCTAATTTGACGTAGTACAGGTTGACCGTTTTAACCATATGAACATACACCTGCTGGTGTTATGCtaccaattatttttattatgaaagTTAAACTCCTTGTAATTACCTGAATGTTAACTTAAAAAGTATTTCAAGTACAACCCCAAAAAGGCCAGTAATTAACCAGGTATAGTCTAacaacccttttaatgataaacaaaattcacattaaaaaaatcatttgttttactttgcaaAGGAGAACAATATGCAACATTAAAATATGAACTTTAttgcaaacaataaaaaaaaaaatccaacatttagTTCAAATCTTGctactttgtttttaaagaaacagtACCATGTTGTTGCTCCACCATCTTAATCAGTAACACCCAGCTGTAGGTTTGTATATGTCCTCTATatgaagctaaatattttatgtgcatttgttttgttttaattaaactgagatctgtttgtgtaaaaaaattatttctattctaAATATTCTAAATTTCTATTCTTAACTAATCAGGCAGGATCGCTGTAGCAACTTTACTATAGGGTCCATATCGGCCAAATATGTCTTTGCCCACTACAGCCGCACACAACCTGTGGCCACGCTTGTACTTATTGATCAGAGCACACATGGGCAGAGACTTGGCCTCCAGTTTATCGTAAGTATCCCACTTGAGGAAGACGCCACTCCCTTTAAAGGTCTCCATCGTCAGGAGGATGCTGCAGCAGGGAGAGAGGAAATGTGATGACAAACTCCTTGCCTTCACAATAATTTCACTAAATATTTGTCCAGTGTTTTTTCTTACGTGTAACTTTCCATAGGCGGCGCACAGGGGTTTTTGTCCTCCACGTTCCAGAGAACGGATATTCGAGTTGGGTTCCTAATGAAGGCAAGATTTACGTCTACTCTTTGAGGCAAACTATACGATGCTGCTTCCATCTTCAGGACGGAAGGGAAGGGGATGTTGGGAAGAGGCGGATAAAAGAACATATCCTATttggagcaaaaacaaagagaagatgttttgaaacttgcaaaacaaaaatatgccCATTTTCCATCTGTGGTGCATGTGTAATACCTCAACATCCTTCATTGGTTCTATGCCTTCTATTTCTTTGAGCGGAGGACTGCTGCTCTGGCTGGGAGGGGAATCatctttttttatccttttagcCACTGGCTCCTCAAAATGCTCTAGCTTCTTGTCATTGTAGTCTTCTTCTTGGAAATCTgttacctctctttttattgtgCTGGCAAGTTTCTGAATTTGACAacccaaaagaaaataaaggcaacagataaaaaaataaaaaccatgaaaTGAAATCTTatgaaaagatgtttgattgAGAGCTCAGTTGGATGAACATACTGTATACAGTTTCAGTAAGAAGCGTACAATTCCTGCAGCACTGtagatgtatttaaaatattcaatgatttttgtaaaaacaaaataccaaaTCCCAATGTGCACCTAGCACaggtttaaatgtattttctgttaTCCACACGGTCCAAATAATGCATACACACTCAAATGTAAAAACACTCCTACTCATTTAAATGGCTCTTAGCAAGTTGCATCTCATACCCACACTTTGTATAGCCACCAATAAGCTTCTGGCAAAATTCTGCCTGGATATGTGGACCCTCAATGTCAGTCTGCTTTACCTTTTCCAGTTTTGCTATGTGTTTTAGGGTTTCCTTTTTGGGATCCTAAATGCTACCCTTCAATGAAAGCAAAATATTCAGGGTGTTCTTGAACTAGACAAGAAAGAAGCCCTGCACTACAACTGGTGCCTTCAAGCTATTCTGAAAACAGAAACTGCCCACATGGACaagtaaaatgtaatgttttatagTGAAACGATGCAGAGATAAAGCTATTAGGCCCCAgtgacaggtttttttttaaaggagtcAAGGTGATGTTTTGAACCCTAAGAACACTTCAACTGCCAAACATGGGGATGGCAGTATCACCCTGTGGGTTTCTCTTACTGCCATGTCCACAGGCAGTAGATAAAATAACGAGGGAAAAGGACAACCCTGAATTTAAATAATCAGCCCAGCGACTGGAACTTCTTCCAACGGGACAATGATCCCTGACATGaattaaaactggttttggaaggGATAAAGGAAGCCAACATTAAGCGTCTGGAAAGTCCTGACCTTAACCCAATTGAAAATTTGCAAACAATGTCTAAAAGCCGGGTCCATGCCAGGCAACAAATCAATTCAAATGAGCTGTGTCATTTGTGATAAGAGTAGGATAAGAGTAGAGGAATTTATACAAATAGCATTAGTTGTTTATGCATATAatagcctgtatgtataattttcacTGAGTGTGTTAGGGAAAATCCACCATAAGTTTAAACTTATGCACCCAATTCTTGCTTTGAAAAATCATTGAACAAAGAACAAACAAGGTGACATAAGCACAACAATAATCAGTGATAACATTTCATATATAACAAGTAAACAATATACATAAATCCATGGTACAAGTACACAGACGTctcaaaatagttttaaattacTGATGTAATCAAGTGGTGTCCTTACTCTGATGGACCCCGATCCTACCATGCACTCTGAAGAGTCGAAGGGAacgagacatggtggtggcttcTTCTCACATAAATCTGCCACAGCAGCCGTCGAACGTTGGGGCAGATAACAGATAAACAAGGAGAAAGATCAGGAAGGGAGCAACAAGAGAGCTTTTATTCACATGCAGATCGGTTCGACTAACTGAATTTAATCTATACTACCGCTTATATGAGTGAAGATAAGAAGATTTATTCTATGCCTGTAATTGTTGGGGAATATTGTGAGATGTCAAAACAGCTCAATTTGTGGTGACTAGGATTGTGCGAGGGTCACACAATCTATACTAGCAGGAGTAAACATGGTTTTATCTGGGAAAGTCAGACATCTGCAAAGCAACTTACCTTCATTACTTGAGCACCGATCCTTTAGTTCCCTGTTTATTTCCTATAAGGCAAAAACAATCCACTTAGAGCACAATGGctattctctttttatttttataaaacagttGTTGGAGCTTCTACTTAGTTAGCCACACAATAGTCACAAACTTCTTAATGTACAAACGTTTTCTAATCATTATGCATTATGGTTACTTTTAATGGAACAAGTACTAATTCTCTAATTTTGAAAGTTTGAACCTGAAATATGATGctgataaaataaaaccttcactgtttattgaagGCAGCAAATTTATgcctaaatgtttaaaaaaaataaatactcaaaacatttaaataacattctcgcccatagactgctggagataggcaccagctctcccgcgacccactatggaacaagcggtagaaaatgactgactgactgacatttaaataaacaaaaatatgtttttacctTAGAGTCAGGAGAACCCCAAGGAGTAAGAACAGGAGGAGGCTCCTGCGGTTCTAAATCTGCCATAGCAGTGGTCAACACTTCacacaaaaaggaaacaatataaaacacacacaaggccataaaacaaaatgaatatgtTCAGTTTTCTCACTAGTTGAAATGCATTGGGCCATTAGAACAtaataaattaattcaattaTTTTTGCATAAAAAGATACTAGAGCAAAATACTGTAAATCATTTTTAACCTTAAAGGCTGAAATATTTACTGCTTTGAAATTAACTTACCTTCATTATCAGCACACAACAGCTTCAGTGCATTTCTTGTCATTTCCTGAACAAACCGATGAAAAGCCGCTGCATTAGGAGTCAACTCATTGCAGGACAGAATTATGCCTGAAAGTTTGCTGCCCATAATCtcactaattttaatatcagacaatcataacctgagtaaagac is a window of Girardinichthys multiradiatus isolate DD_20200921_A chromosome Y, DD_fGirMul_XY1, whole genome shotgun sequence DNA encoding:
- the LOC124863806 gene encoding activating transcription factor 7-interacting protein 2-like isoform X2, which gives rise to MSAIPDQSPASTGSSGLADLSTEHKRGKHLNRTLSKSSRRDCRINIGLAFKNWRSLKVSYGFRSDAEMALNLLDELKTLPPGSGPTRASDMKLKTSQSEVQTLIEQEVQKAVANRERELQSVIQHIQDTNDEIRLETSIQKLENRISAIARRAEVVFSHIANTQKQSSPSSTGNTDILRETPQHDTVEAMPQIEKKKPSCEAKGGELLQMMEMTRNALKLLCADNEVLTTAMADLEPQEPPPVLTPWGSPDSKEINRELKDRCSSNEDLCEKKPPPCLVPFDSSECMVGSGSIRKLASTIKREVTDFQEEDYNDKKLEHFEEPVAKRIKKDDSPPSQSSSPPLKEIEGIEPMKDVEDMFFYPPLPNIPFPSVLKMEAASYSLPQRVDVNLAFIRNPTRISVLWNVEDKNPCAPPMESYTILLTMETFKGSGVFLKWDTYDKLEAKSLPMCALINKYKRGHRLCAAVVGKDIFGRYGPYSKVATAILPD
- the LOC124863806 gene encoding activating transcription factor 7-interacting protein 2-like isoform X1, coding for MSAIPDQSPASTGSSGLADLSTEHKRGKHLNRTLSKSSRRDCRINIGLAFKNWRSLKVSYGFRSDAEMALNLLDELKTLPPGSGPTRASDMKLKTSQSEVQTLIEQEVQKAVANRERELQSVIQHIQDTNDEIRLETSIQKLENRISAIARRAEVVFSHIANTQKQSSPSSTGNTDILRETPQHDTVEAMPQIEKKKPSCEAKGGELLQMMEMTRNALKLLCADNEVLTTAMADLEPQEPPPVLTPWGSPDSKEINRELKDRCSSNEDLCEKKPPPCLVPFDSSECMVGSGSIRGCQIQKLASTIKREVTDFQEEDYNDKKLEHFEEPVAKRIKKDDSPPSQSSSPPLKEIEGIEPMKDVEDMFFYPPLPNIPFPSVLKMEAASYSLPQRVDVNLAFIRNPTRISVLWNVEDKNPCAPPMESYTILLTMETFKGSGVFLKWDTYDKLEAKSLPMCALINKYKRGHRLCAAVVGKDIFGRYGPYSKVATAILPD
- the LOC124863806 gene encoding activating transcription factor 7-interacting protein 2-like isoform X3; translation: MKLKTSQSEVQTLIEQEVQKAVANRERELQSVIQHIQDTNDEIRLETSIQKLENRISAIARRAEVVFSHIANTQKQSSPSSTGNTDILRETPQHDTVEAMPQIEKKKPSCEAKGGELLQMMEMTRNALKLLCADNEVLTTAMADLEPQEPPPVLTPWGSPDSKEINRELKDRCSSNEDLCEKKPPPCLVPFDSSECMVGSGSIRGCQIQKLASTIKREVTDFQEEDYNDKKLEHFEEPVAKRIKKDDSPPSQSSSPPLKEIEGIEPMKDVEDMFFYPPLPNIPFPSVLKMEAASYSLPQRVDVNLAFIRNPTRISVLWNVEDKNPCAPPMESYTILLTMETFKGSGVFLKWDTYDKLEAKSLPMCALINKYKRGHRLCAAVVGKDIFGRYGPYSKVATAILPD